GTGTGCTTTTTTGGTTTTGAGACCTTGAAATTTTAATCGGATTGGTCACCCAAATTATGCCAAAATCGAAAAGCAGTTTAATTTGCGTAACGAATGGGAAAATATGATCTGTCATTTAGGAAAAGGAGGCGGCTGATTTTTTCGGGGGAAACGGAATTTGTGATTTACTGCCACGAATCAAAAAACAAAATGAGGAGGGTCCATCATGAAGAAATTGCTACGTATTTTCGTCCTAATCGGATTCGTTTTTGCTTTTGGGAATGTGAATGCTCAATGGCATGAAAGTTTTACAAAACCCGCAACGCCGGACGCCAATGCAAAAATAAAAAGTGATATGACCTGGCAATGGTGGGGTTGGGGTACAGCTGTTGTTCAAAATGGTGAAATGCAATTGACCGGTGCACAGGATCCCTTTGGGAATATCACAAGCTGGATTCAGATTGACCAGAGCATAGACCCTAATGCGGTGATTACCCCCACGAATTGTGAGGTTTATGTAAAGGTTAAAATTACGACCGAAGGCACAGAAGACAATGATGATCAATTCCATGTTGTTATTGCCATTGATCCTGACTTCATGAGCAATCTGAATGTTTACACGGTGGCGTCGGTTCCCAAAGACAACGCCATCGGTATTTTCTATTTTGCAGAAAACAGCACAAAAGCAGGCAATGTGAATCCCGCAATTGTGTACGATCAGTATTACTGGGAGAAAATTAAATTCGACGGATCCACCATTTCGGTTTGGGTTTATCCGGATGGCGGGGCACCCGGAGATACAGCCGACGTGACCTACACGCAAACAACGGTGGCGAATCCCAGTCCAACATTGATTTTGGTGGGTGCATTTAACGATGATTCCTCCAAAGTTCACATCGATGATGTGTATTACAACGAAGAACCGCCCGCAACATCGGTTTCCGAAAAACCGGCATCGGTTGTGACCGATTATTCCCTGGAACAAAATTATCCCAATCCGTTTAATCCCGAAACGACCATTCGGTATAGTCTGAAAAAAGAAGGAGAAGTCAGCCTGAAGGTTTTTGATTCTCAGGGAAGGCAGGTTGCCGATCTGGTAAATGGTGTTTTATCCGCCGGTTCACATGAAGCCCGTTGGAATGCCCGGAACATGCCCAGCGGAATTTACTTCTACAAATTGGAAACAGCGGATTTTTCACAAACCAAAAAGATGTTGTTGATGAAATAGGGAACCGTTTCCCGAATGCATATAGGTTATATTCAGATCTCCGGGGGGCGCCGCTCTCCGGAGATTCTTTCTGTACCAATCCATCCGAAGAAGCCTTTTTAAGAAACAGGGTGTTTCTATGAAAAAAATACGATGGTTCGCGGTTTTGGCCATTTTGCTAACACTTCCTGGCGTACAAACGTATGCCGGGGTGACGGGCAAAATTCAGGGAAAGGTGGTTGATAAGAATGGAATGCCTTTGCCGGGTGTAAATGTTCTCCTTGTGGGTACGAACCGGGGGGCAGCGACCGATTCAAAGGGGAACTATGTTATTCTTTCTGTGGCGCCGGGCGTTTACAAGGTGTCGGCACGCATGATCGGCTTCGAAATACTCACGAAAACCGGGGTCATGGTTCAAGCCGACCGATCCACCATTGTGAATTTTAAACTCATGCCCAAGGTGTTGGGAATGAAAGAAGTGGTGGTCACGGCAGAAAAACCCAAGGTGGAGGTGGATCGTACCTTTAGCGAATACACGGTGGGGTCCAAAGAAATTCAGCAAACCGTGATGATGAAAAATGTGGCAGATATTGTTTCTTTGCAGCCCGGTATGGATGTGAATGGACGGGGCATGGTGCGCGGCGGAGATATGAATGATATTGCCGCCGATGTCACTTACTACGTGGATGGGGTTCGGATGATCAACAGCGACGGTTTGGGCGTACACAATTTTACGGGCGTGAATAAATATGTCATTGAATCGGCTTCTGTGATTACAGGCGGACTAAATGCAGAGTACGGTAATGCTCAGGGCGGGGTGATTAATATTGTAACCAAAGAGGGGGGACACACGTACCACGGCACCATGGAACTTGGGCTTTCCTTTCCGGGACAGCATCATTGGGGACCCAATTATTACGACGCCCCCATCCATCGGGACCACATGAAATGGGGCAATGCGGCCTGGGAAAGTGAAATTGACAGCCTTACCGGAAAGGTCATTCATAAGCGGGTCGATTATGTCAACCTCTGGGGTCAGTCCCTGCAGGCGAGTATTTCCGGGCCTATTTTTCGGAATCTGTCATTCTTTTTAAGCACCCAATACAGCCACGAAGCCATTCACGGAATCAATCCCCTGAAACATGTACCGTTTAATACGCAAAATAACTGGAAGCTTTCTTATGCCATTACCCCCAGTATTTCCGTCAAATTGGGGGGGCTGTATTCCTATCATTGGGGGTTTAATTCAGGCCCCTCGGTGGGCGGAATCAAGAGCATGGGCGATAACGGGAAAAATATTTTTCTTCCCATGAATTCCTCTTCTGCCGGGAAGTCACTGTATACCGATCACATGGAATATTTTTCCCTGACACACATGATTACGCCGCGCACGTACTACGAATTACGGATCTCAAATTATGTGACCTTGCAAAAATCCAAAGATGTTCCCGATTCCACAACACCGATTCGCAAGGATCTGGAGGGGTGGTTTAATCTGCCCCGCAAGGCCAATTCATACGTGGAAACCCAGCGAAAACGTCTGGGAATTAAATTTGACCTGTCCAGCCAGGTAACCGACCACCATTTTGTAAAAACGGGAATCGATTACACGGGATTTAATGTCTGGGCCATCGGCTATGATGACTTTCTGGATCGGCGGTATCTCACCTATATCGGGAAAGATCACAAGCCAAAATCTCCCATCAAGCCACAGCAATATGCCTGGTACATTCAGGATAAGATGGAATACAAGGGATTGGTGGTCAATGCGGGCATCCGAATGGATCGATTCGATCCCAATATTGACTACCCGGCCACCGTATCGCTGGGGGCTTCCGATTATTTTTTCAACACCTTTACCCGGTTTGACTACAAGAAATTGCGTGAATTCGGACTTCTTCGTAAAATTAAGCCCAAGATTGTCTGGAGTCCCCGGCTGGGTGTGGCGCACCCGATTACCGATCGGTCGATGATCCATTTCTTTTACGGGCACATTTACCAGCTCCCCAGTTTTTATACCATGTTCGCCGAGCGCTGGGAAAATTATGGGGAACGGGACAAGGACATCAACGGAAATGGTGTGATTGATCCGACGGAAAAATACAATACCATCAGTGCGCTTCACGGCTTTTTCGGAAATCCGGAATTGGGATACGAAAAAACCATCAGCTTCGAATTGGGTTTCGATTGGAATTTCTACAGCGAGTACGTGGTCTCTCTTTCGTCTTACTACAAGAGTTCCAGCAATCAGGTAACCAGTCCGGGGCGTGTGCACGTCAATTGGTGGGATCCGGCCAAACAGATGTTTGATTTTAAATTTACGCACAAGGCGTCCAATGGTGTTCACGAAGACATCCAGGGGTTTGAGCTCAGTTTGAGGAAGAGTTTCAGCCATTATTTTTCCTTCCGCCTGGCGTACAACCTGCAATGGGCCGTTCAGGGACAGGCCGGGCTGGCAGACAATTTTTACGTCCCGGATTCTGCCTTTACGGTGAATAAGTTCTGGATGAATTACAAGAAGATGGAGGACGGGTCGGAAGAGCCGGTGAAGCTGATTTCATTTTTGGCACGCAGTTACGGACACAAAGCGAATATGTTTTTGGATTCGCTGCGGGCCATTGGCCTGAATCCGGTTCCTTTGGGGAATTCGGGAATCTACCACGTGGATTTCTGGGGCGCTTCGGAAGAGGACCCCAAGCCAAATGCGGATATCCGCAGTTACGGAAAGGCTCAGATCTTTATCGGTACGCCCAGCCATTTTGGCCCGTGGGGACTGCTGAGCGATCTAAGTCTCAACATTATTTACAAAATGTCCACGGGTGTGCCTTATCTTTATTCACCCATCGGAAAAACGGCCGAGTGGCGAAATGCCCCTTTGGCGACACGTACAGATTTGAGTTTGGAAAAGATTCTCTTTCAGAAAGGAAAACTGAAACCCACCTTTTATATGGAAATTGTGAATGTGTTTAACCAGAAGGATTTTCGCAACGACGGCGGGTTTAAGTCGATGTACGGTCCGGGTGAATTTGTTCGGTGGGGCATGGACCGTCCCCGCCCCGACAACAAAGAATATCAGGAATATGGCGATTTTTATGCGAACTATCGCTATTACGGATCTCCCCGAGCAATGCGGATGGGAATTCGCTTAATGTTTTAAAATCGAGGGCATTATGTACAGGCTGAAAGATGCAGGTGTATTTTCATTTCTAATCTTTTTTCTTTTGTGGTCTGTTCCGAACCTTTGGGCACAGCGCGATATGGTAACAGGATACAATCCGAGAATCACCACACGAGGAAAATTGTGGTCATCTTTTCGCAACAATGGCCTGCAGGGAGGCGGAAACCGCCCCAGCTACTCCAATCATGACCAGACGGATCTGGAATATCCCGGAAATGCCGGCCGTGTTTCGAACGATTTTATGGAATATTGGTTTGATGTGGAGGCCATTGTTAAGGGCGAGCCCAATATTCTGGATGTTCCCCGGGTGTGTAATCCACAGAATTCCAAAGGGGAAGGTGTCTGGATTTTAACGGTTGCCGACGGTTCCGATACCATGGTTTCTTACAGCGGTCCGAGAGATGTGACTCAGGATATTCGCGACAAGGCCTACGATATTTTCAATAGTCCGGAAGCGGCTCTGGGCGATTCCAGCGGGCCGAATTTGATGAGAAGCAATTATTCTCCGTATCATTACAACATTAATAATGAACCGGTGGAAATTCACAATTATGCTTACGGAAAATATATTCTGAATGACAATTACCCTGAGGAAATCATCATCAGCCAGTGGACAACCAAAACCGGGCTTCGGGTGGTTCGCAAAGCCTACACCTGGAGTTATCCCGATTATGATGATTTTATTCTGGAAGAACTTATTTTTTACAATGATGGAAATCATTCCCTAAAAGACACCTATCTGGCCTTTATGAACAGCTTTAGTGTCAACAGTGCCGGACATCAATGGCCCAGCGGGGGCGGAATGGGCTGGACGGATTGGCGTGTGAATAAATTACCCGCTCAGGACGATCGCTTCTGGTTTACCAAGGCGCCAAACTATGTGGCGGATACCCCCGAAAGCACCGATGTTTACAAAAATTTTGTCTTTACGTACCAGCGCGATGACGACTGGTACGGTTCTCCGTGGGACGATACGGGACAGCCCTACAAAGAGGCAATAGCCAGTCGAGGGAAAAATGAAATGCAGGGAGAGGTCGAAAATCAATTGCTGGCCTACCAGTACATCGGTTTTGGCCCAATCGATGTAATGCCTCCTTTCGTCAACGATCCGGAAACCTACGTGGCTCCCAAACAGGCGGATCAGCCCTTTGCCGAAAAGTGGTGGCACAGCGGGAATTCCGATCAACACGATTTTGATGAACCCACGGCAACCCGGCAAAATGACGCTCAAATGTATCGGATGGTAACCGATACGTCCGGAGGGCGCTACCAGCCCAATCCCGAGGATCCAACGCTTGTAACCCACGCCGTTGTTTTTGGACCCTACGATCTGGAGCCGGGCGAAAAGGCCAAAATTGTTGTGGCCTTTGTGGGGGGCTCCGGTGCCGATTGGGAGAACAAGGATGAGTTTAAATGGTCGATTTCCCCTGAGGCCCGAAAGCAGATGAAGGAAGGAGAATATTCCATTTTTAGAAATTACCGGCGTGCGCAGTTTGCCTATAAAATGGGATACGATTTACCCGATCCCCCGCCGGATGTAAATACCTGGTTTACGAACAATGATTTGGGTCAGGTTGTGGTGCATTGGAAGGATACGGCCGAAAGCGCCGAAGACCCGGATTATTCCGGCGATGAGGCAAAAGATGTGCGGGGGTATCGCGTGTATCGATCCTGGCCTCCGTCGTACAATTGGCACTACGGCCCCTGGGAATTGGCCGCGGAAATTCCCGCAAAGGATCCAAACTATTACGATGCTGCCACGCACACCTACCAATTCGCAGATAAACTGTCGTTTGCCGGGTACAATTATTATTACAGTGTCCGCACCTACGATTCGGGGCATGACCATTGGGTGGATCACAACGGAGTCGATCACGGTCCCGTACCCTCTCTGGAGAGCGGCTATGCATCGCCTGAACAGAAGAATATGATTGCCGTGACCCCGTTTCAAATTTCCACACCGGAATTTAATAAAATGGAAAAACCGATCCGCGTCGTTCCCAATCCGTACCGGCTGGATTACCATGACAACCTGCACCGTTATCCGGATACGGCAGACCCGTACAAATTGCGTTTCACCAACCTCCCGCGGCATTGCATGATCCGGATTTATTCTGCTTCGGGCGACTTGATTTACGAACGGGAACACCGGT
The genomic region above belongs to Calditrichota bacterium and contains:
- a CDS encoding T9SS type A sorting domain-containing protein; the protein is MKKLLRIFVLIGFVFAFGNVNAQWHESFTKPATPDANAKIKSDMTWQWWGWGTAVVQNGEMQLTGAQDPFGNITSWIQIDQSIDPNAVITPTNCEVYVKVKITTEGTEDNDDQFHVVIAIDPDFMSNLNVYTVASVPKDNAIGIFYFAENSTKAGNVNPAIVYDQYYWEKIKFDGSTISVWVYPDGGAPGDTADVTYTQTTVANPSPTLILVGAFNDDSSKVHIDDVYYNEEPPATSVSEKPASVVTDYSLEQNYPNPFNPETTIRYSLKKEGEVSLKVFDSQGRQVADLVNGVLSAGSHEARWNARNMPSGIYFYKLETADFSQTKKMLLMK
- a CDS encoding TonB-dependent receptor, with protein sequence MKKIRWFAVLAILLTLPGVQTYAGVTGKIQGKVVDKNGMPLPGVNVLLVGTNRGAATDSKGNYVILSVAPGVYKVSARMIGFEILTKTGVMVQADRSTIVNFKLMPKVLGMKEVVVTAEKPKVEVDRTFSEYTVGSKEIQQTVMMKNVADIVSLQPGMDVNGRGMVRGGDMNDIAADVTYYVDGVRMINSDGLGVHNFTGVNKYVIESASVITGGLNAEYGNAQGGVINIVTKEGGHTYHGTMELGLSFPGQHHWGPNYYDAPIHRDHMKWGNAAWESEIDSLTGKVIHKRVDYVNLWGQSLQASISGPIFRNLSFFLSTQYSHEAIHGINPLKHVPFNTQNNWKLSYAITPSISVKLGGLYSYHWGFNSGPSVGGIKSMGDNGKNIFLPMNSSSAGKSLYTDHMEYFSLTHMITPRTYYELRISNYVTLQKSKDVPDSTTPIRKDLEGWFNLPRKANSYVETQRKRLGIKFDLSSQVTDHHFVKTGIDYTGFNVWAIGYDDFLDRRYLTYIGKDHKPKSPIKPQQYAWYIQDKMEYKGLVVNAGIRMDRFDPNIDYPATVSLGASDYFFNTFTRFDYKKLREFGLLRKIKPKIVWSPRLGVAHPITDRSMIHFFYGHIYQLPSFYTMFAERWENYGERDKDINGNGVIDPTEKYNTISALHGFFGNPELGYEKTISFELGFDWNFYSEYVVSLSSYYKSSSNQVTSPGRVHVNWWDPAKQMFDFKFTHKASNGVHEDIQGFELSLRKSFSHYFSFRLAYNLQWAVQGQAGLADNFYVPDSAFTVNKFWMNYKKMEDGSEEPVKLISFLARSYGHKANMFLDSLRAIGLNPVPLGNSGIYHVDFWGASEEDPKPNADIRSYGKAQIFIGTPSHFGPWGLLSDLSLNIIYKMSTGVPYLYSPIGKTAEWRNAPLATRTDLSLEKILFQKGKLKPTFYMEIVNVFNQKDFRNDGGFKSMYGPGEFVRWGMDRPRPDNKEYQEYGDFYANYRYYGSPRAMRMGIRLMF